In one Mastacembelus armatus chromosome 19, fMasArm1.2, whole genome shotgun sequence genomic region, the following are encoded:
- the fasn gene encoding fatty acid synthase — protein sequence MDEIVIAGVSGRLPESGNLEEFWENLINGVDMVTEDNRRWTPGLYGLPKRNGKLKDISHFDAAFFGVHPKQANTMDPQLRLMLEIAYEAIVDGGLNPTKLRGSKTGVYIGVSGSEAGEAFSRDPEELLGYSMTGCQRAMLANRLSYFFDFSGPSTAIDTACSSSLLALENAFHAIRQGHCDAALVGGVNLLLKPNTSVQFMKLGMLSPEGTCKSFDSSGDGYCRSEAAVAVLLTKRSVAKRVYATVVNAGNNTDGYKEQGVTFPSGEMQKRLVQSLYQEANITPEQVEYVEAHGTGTKVGDPQEVNGIVNVFCQSRQEPLLIGSTKSNMGHPEPASGLAALAKVLLSLERGVWAPNLHFSNPNPDIPALTDGRVQVVDRPIPIRGGIVGLNSFGFGGSNVHVILRPAGKKVDATVQPRTVPRVLQACGRTEAAVSNILQKGKKHAADDSFLSLLNEVSGVPTSSMPYRGYALIGPQSDITEVQQVQASARPLWYICSGMGTQWAGMGRSLMQLPEFRESILRSDSALKETGLVVSRLLMEADDATFEDTVHAFVGLAAIQIAQIDLLTKVGLQPDGIIGHSVGELACGYADGSLSHSEAILAAYWRGRCIKEANLPPGGMAAVGLTWEECLAQCPQGVVPACHNAEDTVTISGPQDAISKFVSELKEQGVFAKEVRSAGVAFHSYYMASIAPALLAALKKVIKEPQQRSSRWVSTSIPQSEWDSPLALYSSADYHVNNLVSPVLFQEGLSLVPENAVVVEIAPHALLQAILKRSLKHTCSILPLMKRGHTNNLEFFLSNLGKMYMNGISVDSNGLCPAVKYPVPVGTPLISPLVHWDHAQSWDVPKAEDFSSGSGGSASATIYNIDINPDSADHYLLGHCIDGRVLYPATGYLVLAWRTLVRSTGIVMENTPVTFEDITIHRATILPKTGSVQLEVNLMPSTNRFEVSENGNLAVSGKVSILEDTALDSYRSQIRQQAASSGADHKMKLTAHDIYKELRLRGYDYGKTFQGILESNNEGDSGKLEWTENWVTFLDTMLQMIVVGLSGRSLRLPTRIRSVHIDPTVHLEKVCEYTYGKRAVDVHVNRCLDNIVAGGVQICGLHATVAPRRQQQSPPTLEEYVFVPYVETECLTANGTLAEQLRLCKGLIYRLQQRLASHGVKLFIPGLQGESDRPLPSPEPSEPGLVRLLALLCSLELNGNLRSELEQMVEKERVCLLQDSLLQGLLDNPALRHCLDITIENSTPGKIKVLEALSNDGQLFSRVVPLLNIQPMLRVDYTATATSVDLLTPHQASLEELAVTLAQWDPLMGPAPGGMLGGADLVVCNHAWGPLGTDPELLLANLSSGAKQGGFVLLHTLLKGETLGETVTFLSTTAQIHSQQGLLTQAEWEKVFSKASLRLVAVRKSFYGSAIFLCRCRSPGKQPIFLPVDSTDYKWVETLKVMMMESSDSPVWLTASQANCGIVGMVNCLRQEPGGDRIRCAFVSNLNESSAAPSLQLAHKSMQSVLERDLVMNVFRDGHWGVFRHQLISHDLNKELTQHAYVNVLTRGDLSSLCWIASPLRHFVASNPNVQLCQVYYSSLNFRDIMLATGKLPPDAIPGDLALQQCMLGMEFSGRDPNGRRVMGLLPAKGLATCVDADQRFLWDVPSSWTLEQAASVPVVYATAYYSLVVRGRLRPGETVLIHSGSGGVGQAAIAIALSKKCKIFTTVGSPEKRAYLQERFPQLTAESFANSRDTSFEQHILLYTQGRGVDVVLNSLAEEKLQASIRCLARHGRFLEIGKYDLSNNSPLGMALFLKNVAFHGILLDALFEEGNMEWEEVSQLLKEGIMEGVVQPLKTTVFERDQVEEAFRYMAQGKHIGKVLLQVCCEEKGLVDHSTSPLPLPAICRTFCRASHSYIITGGLGGFGLELAQWLMERGARKLVLTSRSGIRNGYQAKRVREWQSQNVQVLVSTNDVSTLEGTERLIAEACALGPVGGVFHLAMVLKDGMLENLTPQLFFDVNKPKYDGTVNLDIVTRKLCPDLSYFVTFSSVSCGRGNAGQSNYGYANSAMERVCEKRCSDGLPGLAVQWGAIGDVGVVLETMGDNDTVIGGTLPQRITSCMEVLDRFLCQRRPVMSSFVLAERTVIKSEAGSQRDLVDAVAHILGVRDVNSLNADASLADLGLDSLMGVEVRQTLERDYDIIMAMRDVRQLTINKLRELATSKPGGSNDSQQSTHKTNGIHALLDSDLTQLLVNPNSPTVTPLNKVQNQERPLFLVHPIEGSISAFKTLTSKLSVPCYGLQCTKAAPLDSIQSLAAYYVSCIRQVQPEGPYRIAGYSFGACVAFEMSSQLQTQNQPVEYLFLFDGSHSYVAAYTQSYRAKLTPGKESEAETEALCAFIQQFTGIEYNKLLETLLPLSDLEARVNVAVDLITTSHKNISRDLLQFAGTTFYYKLKAADGYVPATKYHGNVTLLRAKTSSEYEQNLGADYKLSEVCDGKVSVHIIEGDHRTFLEGEGVDSISSIIHSSLAEPRVTAREG from the exons GACTGAACCCTACCAAACTGCGTGGCAGTAAGACAGGTGTCTACATTGGGGTGAGTGGCTCAGAGGCTGGTGAGGCTTTCAGCAGAGATCCAGAGGAGCTCCTGGGCTACAGCATGACTGGCTGCCAGCGTGCCATGTTGGCCAACAGGCTCTCCTACTTCTTCGACTTCAgcg GCCCCAGCACCGCCATTGACACAGCCTGCTCATCCAGCTTATTGGCCTTAGAAAATGCTTTCCATGCCATTCGCCAGGGCCACTGTGATGCCGCTCTAGTTGGGGGAGTCAACTTGCTGCTCAAGCCAAACACATCAGTGCAGTTCATGAAACTGGGCATGCTCAGTCCTGAGGGGACCTGCAAGTCCTTCGACTCATCAG GAGATGGATACTGTCGTTCTGAAGCAGCAGTGGCAGTGCTGCTGACCAAGCGATCAGTAGCTAAAAGAGTCTATGCAACGGTGGTCAATGCTGGCAACAACACAGATGGATACAAAGAGCAAG GTGTAACGTTTCCTTCAGGTGAGATGCAGAAGAGGCTGGTTCAATCTCTCTACCAGGAGGCAAATATAACCCCTGAGCAGGTGGAATATGTTGAGGCCCATGGCACCGGAACAAAG GTTGGGGACCCACAGGAAGTAAATGGCATAGTAAATGTGTTCTGTCAATCAAGGCAAGAGCCTCTGCTTATTGGCTCCACCAAGTCTAACATGGGCCATCCAGAACCAGCCTCTGGTCTGGCTGCACTGGCAAAG GTGTTACTTTCTTTGGAACGAGGAGTCTGGGCTCCCAACCTGCACTTCAGCAATCCAAACCCTGACATTCCTGCCCTGACTGATGGCCGGGTTCAAGTGGTTGACCGGCCTATTCCCATCCGGGGTGGCATAGTAGGCCTCAACTCCTTTGGATTTGGTGGTTCAAATGTTCATGTGATCCTTCGTCCAGCTGGGAAAAAAGTTGATGCGACTGTTCAGCCCAGAACAGTTCCCAGGGTACTTCAGGCCTGTGGTCGTACAGAGGCCGCAGTGAGCAACATTCTTCAAAAGGGGAAGAAACACGCTGCAGATGACAGCTTTCTATCTTTGCTGAATGAGGTCTCAGGAGTTCCCACTTCAAGTATGCCCTACCGAGGCTATGCTCTGATTGGCCCTCAGAGTGACATCACCGAGGTGCAGCAGGTGCAGGCCTCTGCCAGACCGCTCTGGTACATCTGTTCAG GTATGGGAACTCAGTGGGCAGGTATGGGCCGCAGTCTCATGCAGCTACCAGAATTTAGAGAGTCCATTCTACGGTCAGATTCAGCCCTGAAGGAAACCGGCCTGGTCGTGTCTCGCCTGCTGATGGAGGCAGACGATGCCACTTTTGAAGACACTGTTCATGCCTTTGTTGGCCTCGCTGCCATACAG ATTGCTCAAATTGACCTGCTCACTAAAGTGGGTCTGCAGCCTGATGGCATCATAGGACACTCAGTGGGAGAGCTGGCCTGTGGCTATGCTGATGGCTCCCTCAGCCACAGTGAAGCTATCCTGGCTGCCTACTGGAGAGGACGTTGCATCAAGGAGGCCAACCTACCTCCAGGAGGCATGGCTGCAGTTG GGTTGACATGGGAGGAGTGTCTGGCTCAGTGTCCTCAGGGAGTAGTCCCAGCCTGTCACAATGCTGAAGACACTGTCACCATCTCTGGTCCTCAG gaTGCAATCAGTAAATTTGTGTCAGAGCTGAAAGAGCAGGGGGTGTTTGCAAAAGAGGTGCGCAGTGCTGGTGTCGCTTTCCATTCCTACTACATGGCCTCCATCGCTCCAGCACTGCTGGCTGCGCTGAAGAAG GTGATCAAGGAACCACAGCAACGCTCATCACGCTGGGTGAGCACCAGCATCCCTCAGTCTGAGTGGGATTCTCCTCTGGCTCTGTACAGCTCAGCTGACTATCATGTCAACAACCTGGTGAGCCCTGTGCTGTTCCAGGAGGGCCTTAGTCTGGTTCCTGAAAATGCTGTGGTGGTGGAGATAGCCCCGCATGCTCTACTACAG GCCATCCTGAAGCGCAGCCTGAAGCACACATGTTCCATCCTCCCCTTGATGAAGAGAGGCCACACCAACAATCTTGAGTTCTTCCTCTCAAACCTTGGGAAAATGTACATGAATGG CATCAGTGTGGATAGCAACGGCCTCTGCCCAGCTGTGAAGTACCCTGTGCCGGTTGGCACCCCTCTGATCTCTCCTTTGGTGCACTGGGATCATGCCCAGAGCTGGGATGTCCCCAAAGCTGAGGATTTTTCCTCTGGCTCTGGAGGATCTGCTTCTGCCACCATCTATAACATTG ACATAAACCCAGATTCCGCAGACCATTATCTCCTTGGACACTGCATTGACGGGCGAGTCCTGTACCCAGCGACGGGTTACCTGGTGTTGGCCTGGCGTACCTTGGTGAGAAGTACGGGGATTGTTATGGAAAACACGCCTGTAACTTTTGAAGACATCACCATTCATAGAGCCACCATCCTTCCAAAGACTG GCTCTGTCCAGCTGGAGGTGAATCTTATGCCTTCCACCAACCGGTTTGAGGTTTCAGAGAATGGAAACTTGGCTGTCAGTG GTAAGGTGAGCATTTTGGAGGATACAGCACTCGATTCATATCGTAGTCAGATACGTCAGCAAGCTGCCAGCAGTGGTGCTGATCACAAAATGAAGCTTACAGCACATGACATCTACAAAGAGCTGCGACTGCGTGGCTATGACTATGGGAAGACCTTCCAAGGCATACTGGAGTCTAACAATGAAG GAGACAGTGGGAAGCTGGAATGGACAGAGAACTGGGTGACATTTCTGGACACCATGCTGCAGATGATTGTGGTCGGGCTGTCAGGTCGTAGTCTGCGTTTGCCAACCAGAATCCGCTCTGTGCATATTGATCCAACGGTCCATCTAGAGAAAGTCTGCGAGTATACTTATGGAAAGCGAG CTGTGGATGTCCATGTAAACCGCTGCCTTGACAACATTGTTGCTGGTGGAGTCCAGATCTGTGGGCTGCACGCCACGGTGGCCCCACGTCGGCAGCAGCAGAGTCCCCCCACCCTGGAGGAGTATGTGTTTGTGCCCTATGTGGAGACTGAGTGCCTGACAGCCAATGGGACACTTGCAGAGCAGCTGAGGCTCTGCAAAG GTTTAATCTACAGACTGCAGCAAAGGTTGGCCTCCCATGGTGTCAAGCTGTTCATCCCCGGACTACAAGGGGAGTCAGACAGGCCCCTTCCCAGCCCTGAGCCCTCTGAGCCTGGCCTGGTGCGGTTGCTGGCTCTGCTCTGCAGCCTGGAGCTGAATGGGAACCTTCGCTCTGAGCTGGAGCAGAtggtggagaaggagagggtGTGTCTGCTGCAGGACAGCCTGCTACAGGGCCTGCTAGACAACCCGGCCCTCAGACACTGTCTGGACATCACCATAGAAAACAGCACGCCTGGCAAGATCAAAGTACTGGAG GCTCTCTCCAATGATGGCCAGCTCTTTTCTCGTGTGGTACCCCTCCTCAACATTCAGCCCATGCTGCGTGTGGACTACACTGCCACGGCAACTAGCGTGGATCTTCTGACCCCTCATCAGGCCAGCCTGGAAGAACTGGCAGTTACTTTAGCCCAGTGGGACCCCCTGATGGGCCCAGCTCCTGGGGGCATGTTAGGAGGTGCAGACCTGGTGGTGTGCAACCATGCCTGGGGCCCTCTAGGGACGGACCCTGAACTGCTGCTCGCAAATCTCTCTTCTGGAGCCAAACAAGGAGGGTTTGTTCTCCTCCACACCCTGCTAAAGGGAGAGACTCTGGGGGAAACAGTCACCTTCCTCTCCACCACTGCTCAGATCCACAGTCAGCAAGGACTGCTCACACAG GCTGAGTGGGAGAAGGTGTTCTCCAAGGCCTCCCTCAGACTGGTGGCTGTCAGGAAGTCTTTTTATGGCTCGGCTATCTTTCTTTGTCGCTGTCGGTCTCCAGGCAAACAGCCCATTTTCTTACCTGTGGACAGCACTGACTACAAGTGGGTGGAAACACTCAAG gtgatgatgatggagtCATCAGACAGTCCAGTGTGGTTGACTGCTTCTCAGGCCAACTGTGGTATTGTGGGGATGGTCAACTGTCTACGGCAGGAGCCAGGTGGTGACCGAATACG CTGTGCGTTTGTGTCCAATCTAAACGAGTCTTCAGCAGCACCGAGCCTCCAGCTGGCCCATAAGTCTATGCAGTCAGTGCTGGAGAGGGATCTGGTTATGAATGTGTTCAGAGACGGACACTGGGGCGTCTTCAGACACCAACTCATCAGTCATG ATCTAAATAAAGAGTTGACACAGCATGCCTATGTCAATGTGCTGACCAGAGGTGACCTGTCTTCTCTGTGTTGGATCGCCTCCCCACTCCGCCACTTTGTGGCCAGCAACCCTAATGTTCAACTTTGTCAGGTCTATTACAGCTCACTCAACTTCAGAGATATAATGCTGGCCACTGGCAAACTGCCACCAGATGCTATTCCAG GAGACTTAGCTCTGCAGCAGTGCATGTTAGGTATGGAGTTTTCTGGTCGTGACCCGAACGGCCGGCGTGTGATGGGACTGCTACCTGCTAAAGGCTTGGCAACATGTGTAGATGCTGACCAACGGTTCCTCTGGGATGTTCCCTCCAGCTG GACACTGGAGCAGGCAGCCTCAGTGCCAGTGGTCTATGCCACAGCCTACTACTCTCTGGTGGTGCGAGGCAGGCTTCGCCCTGGAGAGACTGTTCTCATCCACTCAGGGTCAGGGGGGGTCGGCCAGGCTGCCATTGCCATAGCACTCAGCAAGAAGTGCAAAATCTTTACTACTGTTG GCTCACCAGAGAAGCGGGCCTACCTGCAGGAGAGGTTCCCGCAGCTTACAGCAGAGTCCTTTGCTAACTCCAGAGACACCTCTTTTGAGCAGCATATCTTGCTCTACACACAGGGCAGAG GTGTGGATGTGGTGCTGAACTCACTGGCTGAGGAGAAGCTGCAGGCTAGTATTCGTTGCCTTGCAAGACATGGACGATTCCTGGAGATTGGCAAATATGACCTGTCCAACAACTCTCCACTGG GTATGGCTCTTTTCCTGAAGAATGTGGCATTCCACGGCATCCTGCTGGATGCTCTCTTTGAAGAGGGCAACATGGAGTGGGAGGAAGTGTCCCAGCTGTTGAAGGAAGGCATTATGGAAGGTGTTGTTCAGCCTCTAAAGACCACAGTGTTTGAGAGGGACCAAGTGGAGGAAGCATTCAGATACATGGCTCAGGGCAAGCACATCGGCAAAGTCCTCCTGCAG GTCTGTTGTGAGGAGAAGGGTCTAGTAGACCATAGTACTTCCCCTTTGCCTCTTCCAGCTATCTGCCGCACCTTCTGCCGCGCCTCCCACTCCTACATCATTACTGGAGGACTGGGGGGCTTTGGTCTGGAGCTCGCTCAGTGGCTGATGGAGAGAGGAGCCCGAAAACTGGTGCTGACTTCCAGATCGGGCATCAGGAATG GTTACCAGGCAAAGCGGGTGCGTGAATGGCAAAGTCAAAATGTGCAGGTGCTGGTATCAACCAATGATGTGAGCACGCTGGAGGGAACAGAGCGACTCATCGCAGAGGCCTGTGCACTGGGCCCTGTAGGCGGTGTCTTCCATCTAGCCATG GTGCTGAAAGATGGCATGTTGGAGAATCTGACTCCTCAACTCTTTTTTGATGTTAACAAACCTAAATATGATGGCACTGTAAACCTTGACAT AGTGACACGAAAATTGTGTCCAGACCTCAGCTACTTCGTGACCTTCTCCTCAGTCAGCTGTGGCCGTGGCAATGCTGGCCAGAGTAACTATGGCTATGCGAACTCAGCCATGGAACGTGTGTGTGAAAAACGCTGCTCTGATGGCCTACCTGGCCTGGCAGTCCAGTGGGGTGCCATTGGTGATGTGGGTGTGGTGCTGGAAACCATGGGTGACAATGATACAGTGATCGGTGGCACTCTGCCTCAGCGCATCACATCCTGTATGGAGGTGCTCGATCGTTTCCTGTGCCAGCGGAGGCCAGTGATGTCTAGCTTTGTACTGGCCGAGAGAACGGTCATAAAGAGTGAAGCAGGAAGCCAGAGAGACTTGGTGGATGCTGTAGCTCACATTCTGG GTGTGCGGGATGTGAACAGCCTGAACGCAGATGCCTCGTTGGCTGATCTGGGCCTAGACTCCTTGATGGGTGTGGAGGTTCGCCAGACTCTGGAGCGCGACTATGATATCATCATGGCCATGAGAGACGTTCGCCAGCTGACAATCAATAAGCTGCGAGAGCTAGCCACTAGCAAGCCAGGAGGATCAAATG ACTCTCAGCAGAGTACACATAAGACAAATGGCATTCACGCTTTGTTGGACTCTGATCTGACCCAGCTATTAGTCAACCCCAACAGTCCCACTGTAACGCCACTCAACAAGGTTCAGAACCAGGAGAGGCCATTGTTCCTGGTCCATCCCATTGAGGGCTCCATCAGTGCCTTTAAGACACTCACCTCCAAACTGAGTGTCCCATGCTATGGGCTGCAGTGCACAAAAG CTGCTCCTCTGGACAGCATCCAGTCCCTGGCAGCCTACTATGTGAGCTGCATCAGACAGGTTCAGCCGGAAGGGCCATATCGAATCGCTGGCTACTCCTTTGGTGCCTGTGTGGCATTTGAAATGTCCTCTCAGCTGCAGACCCAGAATCAGCCTGTGGAGTACCTCTTTCTGTTTGATGGATCACACTCCTATGTGGCAGCCTACACACAG AGCTACAGAGCCAAGCTGACACCAGGAAAAGAGTCTGAGGCAGAAACTGAAGCCTTGTGTGCCTTCATCCAGCAGTTTACTGGCATCGAATACAACAAG CTTCTGGAGACTCTTCTACCACTGTCAGACCTGGAGGCCCGTGTCAATGTGGCAGTGGACCTGATCACCACCAGCCACAAGAACATCAGCCGAGACCTGCTGCAATTTGCAGGCACTACCTTCTACTACAAGCTAAAGGCTGCTGATGGCTATGTGCCTGCAACAAAATACCATGGCAATGTGACCCTACTGCGTGCCAAAACCAGCAGCGAGTATGAACAGAATCTTGGAGCTGACTACAAGCTCAGTGAG GTATGTGATGGCAAGGTGTCGGTTCACATCATCGAGGGGGACCATCGTACCTTCCTGGAAGGAGAGGGGGTGGACTCCATTAGCAGCATCATCCACAGCTCGCTGGCTGAGCCACGGGTCACGGCAAGGGAGGGCTAG